The Chryseobacterium sp. 52 genome includes a region encoding these proteins:
- a CDS encoding methyltransferase domain-containing protein: protein MPWNPEVYNQFKNIRFKPFYDLAELITDEKKMKAVDLGCGTGEQTAILTEKFSLATFTGIDSSPEMLEKSKALENERLHFRISTTEEMLNADEKWDLIFSNAALQWSDNHQELFPKLISKLETGGQLAVQMPYQPGNTLNKILFELANEEPFQTQLNGWNRPSAVLTIDEYAQILFDNGIEDLNLSQKVYPIIAEDHETLFNFISGSALIPYLERLDEGQQKTFTTEFRQRIAKDFPKLPAIYAFKRILLYGRKK from the coding sequence ATGCCCTGGAATCCTGAAGTTTACAATCAATTTAAAAATATCCGTTTTAAGCCTTTTTATGATCTTGCTGAACTGATCACTGATGAAAAGAAAATGAAAGCTGTAGACCTTGGCTGCGGTACGGGAGAACAGACGGCTATCCTTACCGAAAAATTTTCACTGGCTACATTTACCGGGATTGACTCTTCTCCTGAAATGCTTGAAAAGTCTAAGGCATTAGAAAATGAACGTCTTCACTTCAGGATATCTACCACGGAAGAGATGCTGAATGCTGATGAAAAATGGGACCTTATTTTCAGTAATGCGGCCCTGCAATGGTCTGACAATCATCAGGAGCTGTTTCCAAAACTGATCTCTAAACTTGAAACTGGAGGTCAGTTAGCCGTACAAATGCCTTATCAACCGGGAAACACCTTGAATAAAATTCTTTTTGAGTTGGCCAATGAAGAACCTTTCCAAACCCAACTTAATGGCTGGAATCGCCCTTCCGCTGTACTTACCATAGATGAATATGCACAGATCCTGTTCGACAACGGGATTGAGGATCTCAATCTATCACAGAAAGTTTATCCTATTATCGCTGAAGACCATGAAACTTTATTCAATTTTATCTCAGGATCCGCTTTGATTCCTTATCTGGAAAGACTTGATGAGGGACAGCAAAAAACCTTTACGACAGAATTCAGGCAGCGTATTGCGAAGGATTTTCCTAAACTTCCTGCTATTTACGCTTTTAAAAGAATCCTCCTGTATGGAAGGAAAAAATAA
- a CDS encoding efflux RND transporter periplasmic adaptor subunit: protein MQRFFIQKSTILFLSLIVLAGCGKGNQNQAYQQQAPELPVEKVTQGDASVSREYAASVEGVSNVEIRPQVTGYLSKIFVDEGDYVRAGQPLFKIEDQIFREQMKSAQAALITAQANLSTSKIDLDRKKELFRNKMVSEIQVKEAEAAYNAARGAVSQSMSTIESAKINLNFSTIKAPVSGFIGRFNYRLGSLMTPSNQEPITLLSDIHEVYTYFSMSENDFNNFQKQQAGSTINEIIKNTPAVSLLLSGGEKYGQTGKIDAVEGQFNKTTGSITLRAKFTNPESLLRSGNTGKIVMEQFYSNVVLLPIASTRTIQDKIFVFAIKGGKAAMLPVEVTGKAGDNFIVSKGLKAGDEYIVTGFDRLQPGTPVVAQKKNAQPKKS from the coding sequence ATGCAGAGATTTTTTATTCAGAAATCAACTATACTTTTCCTCTCGCTTATCGTTTTGGCGGGATGCGGGAAAGGAAATCAAAACCAGGCTTATCAACAGCAGGCTCCCGAACTTCCGGTAGAAAAAGTGACCCAGGGAGACGCTTCTGTTTCCAGAGAATATGCAGCATCAGTGGAAGGAGTTTCCAATGTAGAAATCAGACCACAGGTTACAGGATATCTTAGCAAGATCTTTGTAGATGAAGGAGATTATGTGAGAGCCGGACAGCCATTGTTCAAAATAGAAGACCAGATCTTCCGCGAGCAGATGAAAAGTGCTCAGGCAGCTCTCATCACGGCACAGGCCAATCTTTCCACCTCTAAAATTGATCTGGACAGGAAAAAAGAATTGTTCCGGAATAAAATGGTTTCCGAAATCCAGGTGAAAGAGGCCGAAGCAGCTTATAATGCAGCAAGAGGAGCAGTAAGCCAGTCCATGTCAACCATCGAATCAGCAAAAATCAATCTTAATTTTTCTACGATCAAAGCTCCCGTAAGCGGGTTTATCGGAAGATTCAATTACCGTCTGGGAAGTTTGATGACGCCATCCAATCAGGAGCCGATTACACTTCTGTCTGATATTCATGAGGTATACACCTATTTCAGCATGAGTGAAAATGATTTTAATAATTTCCAGAAGCAACAGGCAGGAAGTACCATCAATGAAATCATTAAAAACACACCGGCAGTTTCCCTATTGCTTTCAGGAGGTGAGAAATATGGGCAGACCGGAAAAATAGATGCGGTGGAAGGCCAGTTCAACAAAACTACAGGTTCCATCACCTTAAGAGCTAAATTCACCAATCCGGAGAGCCTTTTAAGAAGCGGAAATACTGGAAAAATCGTAATGGAACAGTTTTACAGCAATGTGGTTCTTCTTCCTATAGCTTCTACCAGAACGATCCAGGATAAGATCTTTGTGTTTGCTATCAAAGGAGGAAAAGCGGCGATGCTTCCCGTAGAAGTAACAGGGAAAGCAGGAGATAATTTCATCGTTTCAAAAGGGCTTAAAGCAGGTGATGAATATATTGTGACCGGTTTCGACAGACTGCAGCCGGGAACCCCAGTCGTAGCTCAGAAGAAGAATGCTCAACCGAAAAAATCGTAA
- a CDS encoding MFS transporter, with translation MSTRKNLILIVASVGTFVEALDIAIINLTIPSIQEQFHIGAGTVQWLQTLYVLFFGGFLIIGGKLSDQIGRKKIFLIGAVIFMLTSLGAGLSHSFETLAVFRALQGLGAALIMPSALSIVTNTFRGEQERNRAIGVFSSFAAIGSGSGLSVGGIISTYLSWHWVFLINVPILLLTLIFAYQYLPKDEKSETGQKTDLVSGMLLVLGLLSLTYGTHELVHIKENPLLIIGSLILSVLLLAAVFIRLKSVAQPLIDLQLFKHRSLMVSNAVFFTLGAFFIGFLFLISLMLQKDMGHSAASAGLMLVPFSIMSALAAKFVLPPVSKRLSSSQMGVFGWSFMLAGALSLLIAVYTGHPLTVVVLGAACISGIGMTFCFTALSVMGIQDVEPSHYGVASSLSSTSYFLGAGIGLSFMTLMSQIFPSQYAVGDLSLIILVGYALLALGMLLYFIVRSLKIRPAEIAVS, from the coding sequence ATGAGTACAAGGAAAAATTTAATATTAATAGTAGCATCGGTAGGAACTTTTGTAGAGGCTTTGGATATTGCCATTATTAATTTAACGATTCCTTCTATTCAGGAACAGTTTCATATCGGAGCAGGGACCGTTCAATGGCTTCAGACCCTTTATGTATTGTTTTTTGGAGGCTTTCTGATTATCGGTGGGAAACTTTCCGACCAGATCGGGCGAAAAAAAATCTTCCTTATCGGAGCTGTTATTTTTATGCTGACTTCTTTAGGAGCAGGACTTTCACATAGCTTTGAAACGTTGGCTGTATTCCGTGCTCTTCAGGGATTGGGTGCTGCATTGATTATGCCTTCCGCTTTATCCATTGTCACCAATACCTTTAGAGGAGAGCAGGAACGGAACCGTGCTATTGGAGTTTTCAGTTCGTTTGCTGCTATCGGTTCAGGAAGCGGTTTGTCAGTCGGTGGAATTATCAGTACTTACCTAAGCTGGCACTGGGTTTTCCTGATCAATGTTCCTATTCTTTTACTTACTCTAATCTTTGCTTACCAGTATCTGCCTAAAGATGAGAAAAGTGAAACAGGTCAGAAAACAGATTTGGTATCAGGAATGCTGCTTGTTTTAGGCTTGTTAAGCCTTACTTATGGGACACACGAATTAGTTCATATCAAAGAAAACCCTTTGCTGATCATAGGATCTCTGATTCTTTCAGTTTTACTTTTAGCTGCTGTATTTATCAGGTTAAAATCTGTAGCCCAGCCACTGATTGATTTGCAATTGTTTAAACACAGATCACTGATGGTTTCCAATGCTGTTTTCTTTACATTGGGAGCATTTTTCATAGGATTTCTGTTTCTTATTTCATTGATGCTTCAGAAAGATATGGGACACAGTGCAGCTTCAGCAGGATTGATGCTTGTGCCGTTCAGTATCATGTCAGCGCTGGCGGCAAAATTTGTACTGCCTCCTGTTTCTAAGAGATTAAGTTCTTCTCAGATGGGAGTCTTCGGCTGGAGTTTTATGTTGGCAGGAGCTTTATCTCTACTGATTGCCGTTTATACAGGTCATCCGCTCACTGTGGTGGTGTTGGGAGCTGCGTGTATTTCGGGAATAGGGATGACATTTTGTTTTACAGCCCTGTCAGTAATGGGAATTCAGGATGTAGAACCTTCTCACTATGGAGTAGCATCCAGCTTAAGTTCCACAAGTTATTTCCTGGGAGCCGGAATCGGACTTTCATTCATGACTTTGATGAGTCAGATCTTTCCTTCTCAATACGCTGTAGGAGATTTAAGCCTGATCATTTTGGTTGGATATGCTTTACTTGCCCTTGGAATGCTGTTGTATTTCATCGTTAGAAGCTTAAAAATAAGACCTGCAGAAATTGCGGTTTCATAA
- a CDS encoding metallophosphoesterase yields MKIQIISDLHQEFGSTDLFFDHADMVILAGDINLGTKGIEWIKSKIHNKPVIYVLGNHEYYKGSYPKTLNKIKLAAEDSNVFVLENESVDIDGIRFHGATLWTDFSIFGDPLYYGMICQPVMNDYKKITRDPSYSKMRTIDTFKIHQFSKLWLKESLESSAGLQNIVVTHHAPSIQSVPEQYKKDPVTSAYASNLEDFITEHQPMYWIHGHIHTPCRYAIGKTEIICNPHGYIDEKYNGYDKELIIEV; encoded by the coding sequence ATGAAAATACAGATCATCAGCGACCTTCATCAGGAATTCGGATCTACTGATTTATTTTTTGATCATGCAGATATGGTAATATTGGCTGGGGACATTAATCTCGGGACAAAAGGCATTGAATGGATCAAATCTAAAATTCATAATAAACCTGTTATCTACGTCCTGGGAAATCATGAATATTATAAAGGTTCCTATCCGAAAACCTTAAATAAAATTAAGCTGGCTGCTGAAGATTCAAACGTTTTTGTACTTGAAAATGAATCCGTGGATATAGATGGTATCCGTTTTCACGGAGCCACACTTTGGACAGACTTTTCTATTTTCGGAGATCCTTTATATTACGGAATGATCTGTCAGCCAGTTATGAATGATTATAAAAAGATCACACGAGATCCATCTTATTCAAAGATGAGGACCATTGATACATTTAAAATTCATCAGTTCTCAAAGCTTTGGTTAAAAGAAAGCCTGGAAAGTTCTGCGGGCTTACAAAATATTGTCGTTACCCATCATGCACCAAGTATACAATCTGTTCCGGAACAATATAAAAAAGATCCTGTGACTTCCGCTTATGCATCCAATCTGGAAGATTTTATTACAGAACATCAACCGATGTACTGGATTCATGGGCACATCCATACACCCTGCAGATATGCCATCGGAAAAACCGAAATAATCTGCAACCCTCATGGCTATATCGATGAAAAATACAATGGTTATGATAAGGAATTGATTATTGAGGTATAA
- a CDS encoding helix-turn-helix domain-containing protein, producing MARKSTAESTEFVSLFTFEELLQEVEFDLRVKEFVVMEIGKANYAIKLNTPYRSDYFCIFMVQQGSIRFRLDDKSYDVAKGDVIFCPFSEIFWVDHISEDYNAKYIFFSLDFILDAGFNYKSNDVLKSLSSDPTHIIRNEPDLYRRLDFHLDELKAINNIEKDNYYFNEMIWHHFSLVIYEIDNYFKKIEKPHQVTHREDELTTSFFILVREHFKDEHNVQFYADKLCISRKYLTKVINKTMFKSPREIIHQVLAVEARLLLRNPNLNVNNVAVQLKFSDQASFSKFFKKHVGKSPLEYKKDDLY from the coding sequence ATGGCCAGAAAGTCCACAGCTGAATCCACAGAATTTGTTTCCTTATTTACTTTTGAAGAACTTCTTCAGGAGGTGGAATTTGATCTCAGAGTAAAAGAGTTTGTGGTCATGGAAATTGGCAAGGCTAATTATGCCATAAAGCTCAACACCCCTTACCGCTCAGACTATTTCTGTATTTTTATGGTACAGCAGGGAAGTATCCGTTTCAGGCTTGATGATAAAAGTTATGATGTAGCCAAAGGTGATGTTATTTTTTGTCCTTTTTCAGAAATTTTCTGGGTAGACCATATTTCAGAGGATTATAATGCAAAGTATATCTTTTTTTCTTTAGACTTTATTTTGGATGCCGGATTTAATTATAAATCTAATGATGTACTGAAAAGCCTTTCATCAGATCCTACACATATTATCAGAAATGAACCCGATCTGTACAGAAGACTGGATTTTCACCTTGATGAACTAAAAGCCATCAACAATATAGAAAAAGATAATTACTACTTTAATGAGATGATCTGGCATCATTTCTCACTGGTTATCTATGAAATTGACAATTATTTCAAGAAAATTGAGAAACCGCATCAGGTGACCCACCGTGAAGATGAACTGACCACCAGTTTTTTTATTCTCGTCCGGGAGCATTTTAAAGATGAACACAATGTACAGTTCTATGCGGACAAGCTGTGTATCAGCCGTAAATATCTTACCAAAGTGATCAATAAAACCATGTTTAAATCGCCACGTGAAATTATCCACCAGGTTTTAGCTGTAGAAGCCAGACTTCTTCTTAGAAATCCCAACCTCAATGTCAATAATGTGGCGGTGCAGCTGAAATTTTCTGATCAGGCGTCTTTCAGTAAATTCTTTAAAAAACATGTAGGTAAGTCGCCATTAGAATATAAAAAAGATGATTTATATTGA
- a CDS encoding Lrp/AsnC family transcriptional regulator — MTAEHYTPDEKDLSILRLLQKDAKMSVRDISARINLSSTPTHERIKRMEKLGIIKEYTAVVDRKKVNKGMMVICMIALNVHNKKTAGKFIEEVGKLKEVVEFYNISGDFDFMLKILAPNMDEFHEFFVNKLSEIEGIGQTKSIFVMNSIKESAQIL; from the coding sequence ATGACTGCAGAACATTATACTCCCGACGAAAAAGACCTTTCCATCCTTCGTTTGCTTCAGAAAGATGCTAAAATGAGCGTGCGTGATATTTCGGCCAGGATCAATTTAAGTTCCACACCTACCCATGAGCGGATTAAACGGATGGAAAAGCTTGGAATCATTAAAGAATATACCGCGGTTGTAGACCGTAAAAAAGTGAATAAGGGCATGATGGTCATCTGTATGATTGCTCTGAATGTTCACAATAAAAAAACGGCCGGAAAATTTATCGAAGAGGTTGGAAAGCTGAAAGAGGTCGTTGAATTCTATAACATCAGCGGAGATTTCGATTTCATGCTGAAAATCCTGGCTCCCAATATGGATGAATTCCATGAGTTTTTCGTGAATAAACTTTCTGAAATTGAAGGGATAGGACAGACGAAAAGTATTTTTGTGATGAACAGTATTAAGGAAAGTGCGCAGATTTTGTAA